Proteins encoded together in one Lepisosteus oculatus isolate fLepOcu1 chromosome 2, fLepOcu1.hap2, whole genome shotgun sequence window:
- the pln1 gene encoding cardiac phospholamban, which produces MEKVQHMTRSAIRRASTIEVNPQTKQNLQELFVNFCLILICLLLIYIIVLLL; this is translated from the coding sequence ATGGAGAAAGTTCAGCACATGACTCGCTCGGCTATCAGGAGGGCCTCCACCATCGAAGTGAACCCACAGACAAAACAGAACCTGCAGGAGCTATTTGTCAATTTCTGTCTCATCTTGATCTGCCTTTTGCTAATCTACATCATTGTGTTGCTACTCTGA